A genomic segment from Drosophila willistoni isolate 14030-0811.24 chromosome 2L unlocalized genomic scaffold, UCI_dwil_1.1 Seg168, whole genome shotgun sequence encodes:
- the LOC6652133 gene encoding endocuticle structural glycoprotein SgAbd-3, whose translation MKSIALIVVVISVVNIGCQALGNSQSQADLISQESNVEYNGKYHYHYELSDGSKATQDGVLKTVDAQHDGESIHGKYSFVGEDGKTYVVSYTADENGFQAVGDHLPTPPPTPEWIARSLEYQRLHPYHPPEQKH comes from the exons ATGAAGTCCATAGcattaattgttgttgttatttctgtTGTCAATATTGGATGCCAAGCACTTGGCAATAGCCAGAGTCAAGCGGATTTAATATCCCAGGAATCGAATGTGGAATATAATGGCAAATATCATTATCA CTATGAGCTAAGCGATGGCTCAAAAGCCACCCAGGATGGTGTCCTGAAGACTGTGGATGCCCAACACGATGGAGAATCGATTCACGGCAAATATTCATTTGTGGGCGAGGATGGCAAAACCTATGTGGTATCCTATACAGCCGATGAGAATGGATTCCAAGCTGTTGGCGATCATTTGCCCACTCCGCCACCAACACCCGAATGGATTGCACGATCCTTGGAATATCAGAGACTGCATCCCTATCATCCACCAGAGCAGAAGCATTAA
- the LOC6652134 gene encoding endocuticle structural glycoprotein ABD-4 has translation MRNFALCLVAAAWLTMVQSAPQRAEEPIAIISQESNIEPDGSYNYNYETANGIKAEETGTLKKATSPDSSDVIIAKGSFSYTSPEGNLITLNYAADDENGFQPQGDHLPTPPPIPPAIQKALDYLLSLPPAKRR, from the exons ATGAGAAAT TTTGCTTTGTGCCTAGTCGCTGCTGCATGGCTTACCATGGTCCAATCCGCTCCGCAGAGGGCCGAGGAACCGATTGCCATTATTAGTCAGGAATCGAACATAGAACCCGATGGTTCATACAATTACAA cTATGAAACCGCAAATGGCATTAAGGCCGAGGAAACCGGAACTTTGAAGAAGGCTACCTCCCCGGATTCAAGTGATGTGATCATTGCCAAAGGCTCCTTCTCTTACACCTCGCCGGAGGGCAACTTGATTACACTGAACTATGCGGCAGATGATGAGAACGGATTCCAGCCACAGGGTGATCATTTGCCCACACCACCACCAATCCCACCAGCAATTCAGAAGGCTCTTGACTACCTGTTGAGTTTGCCACCAGCCAAGCGTCGTTAA
- the LOC6652135 gene encoding odorant receptor 49a, producing the protein MPKVEQLQQSPEQQQQPQQQQRCDYDYDDFTYIPNMVFKSMGYDFLSGSKPLWQHLLLSAYFGLGFVINCYISYYMILRILQWDTLSGNPKLIMRYAIMVFVMLNSDVKFFAFVAYRRRLRLLNSALKRLHKMGKDDTFQFIRAYPMELGFSTKTLSGYVIATIVESAFSLLTMNVNLGTDLWLVCLSTQISMHFDHVAKKLNQYNPSNGNEQENHQFVIDLVNEHQLIFSLHKELNHLFGVLLAYNLFSTASSLCCVALYTIVQGLNLEGLSYLLFFFTTAAQFYVVCHSGQILIDSSNSIAAAAYKQNWYDSATSYKKSLLLILMRAQKPAELSARGIIIISLDTFTILINITFRFFAVVRTVLAK; encoded by the exons ATGCCAaaagtcgagcaactgcagcAATCGccggagcagcagcagcaaccacaacaacaacaacgatgtGACTATGATTACGATGACTTCACCTACATACCGAACATGGTATTTAAGTCAATGGGATATGATTTTCTATCGGGCAGCAAACCGTTGTGGCAGCATCTTCTACTGAGTGCATATTTCGGATTGGGTTTTGTCATCAACTGTTACATATCGTATTATATGATCCTACGGATCCTACAATGGGACACTTTGAGTGGTAATCCCAAGTTGATAATGCGCTATGCCATCATGGTATTCGTGATGCTCAATTCGGATGTGaaattttttgcatttgtgGCATATCGGAGACGACTGCGTCTACTAAATTCGGCCCTTAAAAGATT GCACAAAATGGGAAAAGATGATACATTTCAGTTCATAAGGGCTTATCCCATGGAACTCGGTTTCAGTACTAAAACCTTGAGCGGCTATGTAATTGCCACAATAGTCGAGTCTGCCTTTAGTCTTTTGACAATGAATGTGAATTTGGGTACAGATCTTTGGTTGGTGTGTCTGTCCACACAAATCTCCATGCACTTCGACCATGTGGCTAAGAAGCTAAATCAATACAATCCGAGCAATGGTAACGAGCAAGAGAATCATCAATTTGTGATTGATCTTGTTAATGAACATCAACTGATATTTAG CTTGCATAAGGAACTAAATCATTTGTTTGGAGTGCTTCTGGCCTATAATCTCTTCAGCACGGCCAGTTCACTTTGCTGCGTGGCCTTGTATACGATAGTTCAGGGCTTAAATCTTGAAGGATTGTCATATCTGTTGTTCTTTTTCACCACAGCAGCTCAATTCTATGTGGTTTGTCATTCTGGTCAGATCTTAATCGATTCG AGCAACAGCATCGCAGCGGCTGCCTATAAGCAAAATTGGTATGACAGTGCGACAAGTTATAAGAAATCTTTGCTGTTAATACTTATGCGAGCTCAAAAGCCAGCCGAGCTATCGGCCAGaggaattattattatttcctTGGACACATTTACGATA TTGATCAACATAACATTTCGTTTCTTCGCCGTAGTACGTACCGTCTTGGCCAAGTAG